Proteins encoded together in one Luteimonas fraxinea window:
- a CDS encoding DUF2147 domain-containing protein, giving the protein MWLMAVVGMPLMLASMVAAAQSPVGRWKTIDDETGRVKSIVEISQAANGTLSGRVAQVLQSDRGPNPVCDKCSGTRRNQPITGMTILWDLKPNGSEWSGGTILDPANGKTYKSKAKMLDANRIGVSGCIAFICREQVWQRE; this is encoded by the coding sequence ATGTGGCTGATGGCCGTGGTGGGCATGCCGTTGATGCTCGCATCCATGGTCGCGGCTGCGCAGTCGCCGGTGGGGCGCTGGAAGACCATCGACGACGAGACCGGTCGAGTGAAGTCGATCGTGGAGATCTCACAGGCGGCGAACGGCACGCTGAGTGGTCGTGTGGCCCAAGTGCTGCAGTCCGATCGCGGGCCGAATCCGGTCTGCGACAAGTGCAGCGGCACACGTCGCAACCAGCCGATCACCGGCATGACGATCCTGTGGGATCTCAAACCGAATGGCAGCGAATGGTCGGGCGGCACGATTCTCGATCCGGCCAACGGCAAGACCTACAAGTCCAAGGCCAAGATGCTCGATGCCAACCGCATCGGTGTGTCGGGCTGCATCGCGTTCATCTGCCGCGAGCAGGTCTGGCAGCGCGAGTGA
- a CDS encoding alpha/beta hydrolase family protein, with protein sequence MRISLLALAILASAGMPEAAAAPSNTIQDFVSHPSYGAVKISPNGDYLAITVDRGDQDVLTIMRTSDLQIVKVNQLPDKKSVGSFHWVGPERLMFNAVRKMGGYAQPFMTGEWFAVNADGSQPRPLIFYGTRDATQRSRSVGNERFNLLDTLKNDDQNVIMSANTARSSEGVGTQLVMMDTVSGRRTPLARAPKENCSIVLDEAKEPRFSVCSSSRNEEGEFEERSELYRRDGRSWTLVNASKTAGKHLSVVRTTESGTVYALQSDKSAPEALGTLDVATGEFTQLFQDETADISDYIWSTDDSTLIAVATEAGAPKVTLIDEEHADAALYASLSSAFPGQMVDFTSHTQDGRKIIVSVESDSNPGELYLYDRDTGNARFLMQRRPQLDAAKMASVKPFSFRSTDGMQIHGYLTIPNGAEGRNLPMIVNPHGGPIGPRDNWAFNYETQLLASRGYAVLQVNYRGSGGYGQGFQDAGHLQWGQGIQNDIVEATRWAIQNGHADAERICIYGGSFGGYSSLMAPIRAPGLFKCTFGYVGVYDIDMMFKRGDIPQSDAGLRFLRRTHGTNATEWTASSPARRAGEVKIPVYLAAGARDERTPPEQTELMNRALIAAGNAPEGMIIQSGEMHGFYDEKARVNLYTEMLAFFSRHIGGQATVGAAESVD encoded by the coding sequence ATGAGAATTTCGCTACTTGCGCTCGCCATACTTGCTTCGGCAGGAATGCCTGAAGCCGCAGCTGCACCCTCGAACACGATCCAGGACTTCGTCAGCCATCCCAGCTACGGCGCGGTCAAGATTTCTCCCAACGGCGACTATCTGGCGATCACGGTCGATCGCGGCGATCAGGATGTCCTGACGATCATGCGGACCAGCGATCTGCAGATCGTCAAAGTCAACCAGTTGCCCGACAAGAAGAGCGTGGGCAGTTTCCACTGGGTCGGTCCAGAGCGCCTGATGTTCAACGCAGTACGCAAGATGGGTGGCTACGCGCAGCCTTTCATGACGGGCGAGTGGTTCGCGGTCAATGCCGACGGATCACAGCCCCGGCCCTTGATCTTCTACGGAACGCGTGACGCCACACAGCGCAGTCGTTCGGTCGGTAACGAGCGTTTCAACCTCCTCGACACGCTCAAGAACGATGACCAGAACGTCATCATGAGTGCCAACACCGCACGATCGTCGGAAGGTGTCGGTACGCAGCTGGTGATGATGGATACCGTGAGTGGACGACGTACTCCACTTGCACGGGCGCCCAAAGAGAACTGCAGCATCGTCCTTGACGAAGCGAAGGAACCCAGGTTCTCGGTCTGCTCGTCGAGCAGAAACGAAGAAGGCGAGTTCGAAGAACGCTCCGAGCTGTACCGTCGTGACGGCCGCAGCTGGACGCTGGTAAACGCGTCGAAAACCGCAGGGAAGCATCTCTCGGTGGTCCGGACGACCGAGAGCGGAACCGTTTACGCCCTGCAGAGCGACAAATCCGCGCCTGAAGCACTTGGCACGCTGGATGTCGCGACCGGCGAATTCACACAGCTCTTCCAGGATGAGACGGCAGACATCTCAGACTACATCTGGTCGACAGACGATTCGACGCTGATCGCCGTCGCAACCGAAGCCGGCGCTCCGAAAGTCACCCTTATCGATGAGGAACATGCAGACGCCGCGCTTTACGCTTCACTGTCTTCTGCATTCCCGGGGCAGATGGTGGATTTCACCAGCCACACCCAAGATGGCCGCAAGATCATCGTCTCGGTGGAAAGTGACAGCAATCCGGGTGAGTTGTATCTCTACGATCGCGACACCGGAAATGCACGCTTCCTGATGCAGCGTCGCCCGCAACTCGATGCCGCGAAGATGGCATCGGTGAAGCCTTTCAGTTTCCGCTCCACTGACGGTATGCAGATCCATGGCTACCTGACGATTCCGAACGGGGCAGAAGGACGCAACCTTCCGATGATCGTGAATCCACATGGCGGCCCGATCGGCCCTCGCGACAACTGGGCGTTCAACTATGAGACGCAGCTGTTGGCAAGCCGTGGATATGCTGTTCTCCAGGTGAACTACCGCGGATCCGGCGGCTACGGCCAGGGGTTCCAGGATGCCGGCCATCTGCAGTGGGGCCAGGGCATCCAGAACGACATCGTCGAGGCCACCCGATGGGCGATTCAGAACGGACACGCCGACGCCGAGCGCATCTGCATCTACGGGGGCAGCTTCGGCGGCTACTCGTCACTGATGGCGCCGATCCGTGCGCCGGGACTTTTCAAGTGCACATTCGGTTACGTCGGCGTCTACGACATCGACATGATGTTCAAACGTGGTGATATCCCGCAGAGCGACGCCGGCCTGCGTTTCCTGCGTCGTACACATGGCACGAACGCAACGGAATGGACAGCCAGCTCTCCAGCCCGGCGGGCGGGCGAGGTCAAGATTCCGGTCTACCTCGCCGCTGGTGCACGTGACGAGCGCACCCCGCCCGAGCAGACCGAGCTGATGAATCGTGCGCTCATTGCAGCCGGGAATGCCCCGGAAGGCATGATCATCCAGTCAGGAGAGATGCACGGCTTCTACGACGAGAAGGCGCGCGTGAACCTCTACACGGAGATGCTGGCGTTCTTCTCCCGACACATCGGTGGACAGGCGACCGTCGGGGCCGCGGAATCCGTGGATTGA
- a CDS encoding TonB-dependent receptor domain-containing protein: MFLTFAAPAFAQDADEQTTSTTTSSSASRTLDTVTVVGSRIKRAEIEGPAPVTVITRAEIDREGFQTVGDMLQTLSQNTTSSFTGDLAVNGFTPNAQVVNLRNLGPGYTLTLIDGRRPAQYPQPYNRDNNVTNIQAIPTSIVERIEVLTGGASAIYGSDAVAGVVNIVLRKNFEGNFARVTTGTTAEGGGDSVNVELTGGKTGDRWSGLWAFQYAEQEPVFASQREFLADNRNGPLGAQFTNPALSLIAIRGLASANGPVNHNAFYPGEDACDALGFESRRTAARGLYCGSYTTNASRSISNKRQFYSAYGRGTFDLTDTTQLWASANYYTTEAKAGSGTEFWGTSGDRFNQLSTGGTSAFYYDSGLRDIVQLQRVFTPQELGGNEAATSVFEEYTYDIAAGITGSFADRFDWEASANYGYYNYERDRPRLLAQSVHDYFLGPRLGWSNAQGTAAGIYPVHQLNLARWSSPITPEIYRSFATRVIDRSETSVAGATFNVSGDLFELPAGAVGFAGVLEWNQQKLDLVSDFRTDQLRPLDNQTIYNLTSSGETHGTRDRYAVGAEFRVPILNSLAANFATRWDKYDDISSVDAATTYNLGLEWRPWDSLLFRGSYATSFRAPDMQLIYAEGAASFSSILDEFSCRSGTGPGAAQGPRTRPACNVSGDPTIYSAQTIIAGNPGLKEEEGESWTAGFVWDIIDGMSLSVDWYRIRLTDAASQFDSTTLLAQEAACRIGAYADGSAPPSAAICGNLYQLITRTNAPGSPDDGRIQRINNSYINTALQDTTGVDATYRYRWDTDRVGRFNVDLAYSLQLTNEYKQTADEELVDYRDVPPSQNFWYPERSRVRGSVSWTYGDWTTTVFGTRYGSAFTNAEVDGVNAAGGAYGRRLAPYMLYNLSVGKQFTPNLLAQLQVVNVLDNQYRKDNSFTGYPFFNNYLGADPLGRRFYVSLSYKF; the protein is encoded by the coding sequence ATGTTCCTGACGTTCGCTGCGCCTGCCTTTGCACAGGATGCAGATGAACAGACGACCTCGACGACCACCAGCTCCTCGGCGTCGCGCACGCTCGACACGGTCACGGTCGTCGGCTCGCGAATCAAGCGCGCCGAGATCGAAGGTCCCGCGCCTGTCACCGTGATCACGCGCGCCGAGATCGACCGGGAGGGATTCCAGACTGTCGGCGACATGCTGCAGACGCTCAGCCAGAACACGACCAGTTCGTTCACAGGTGATCTGGCGGTCAACGGCTTCACGCCGAACGCCCAGGTCGTCAATCTGCGTAACCTCGGCCCTGGCTATACCCTGACGCTGATCGACGGTCGTCGACCGGCCCAGTATCCGCAGCCGTACAACCGCGACAACAACGTCACCAACATCCAGGCGATTCCGACCTCGATCGTCGAGCGCATCGAAGTCCTGACCGGCGGCGCTTCGGCGATCTACGGTTCCGACGCGGTCGCCGGCGTGGTGAACATCGTTCTGCGCAAGAATTTCGAAGGCAACTTCGCGCGCGTGACCACTGGCACCACTGCCGAGGGCGGTGGCGACTCGGTCAACGTAGAGTTGACCGGTGGCAAGACCGGAGACCGCTGGAGCGGTCTGTGGGCATTCCAGTACGCCGAGCAGGAGCCGGTCTTCGCCAGCCAGCGCGAGTTCCTCGCGGATAACCGTAATGGCCCGCTCGGTGCACAGTTCACCAACCCGGCGCTGTCGCTGATTGCGATCCGCGGCCTTGCGTCTGCCAATGGCCCCGTGAACCACAACGCTTTCTACCCCGGCGAAGACGCCTGTGACGCGCTCGGCTTCGAGTCGCGCCGGACCGCAGCACGCGGCCTGTATTGCGGCTCCTACACCACCAACGCAAGCCGTTCGATCTCGAACAAGCGTCAGTTCTACTCGGCTTACGGCCGCGGCACCTTCGATCTGACCGACACCACGCAGCTCTGGGCATCGGCGAACTACTACACCACCGAAGCCAAGGCCGGTTCGGGCACGGAGTTCTGGGGCACCAGCGGCGACCGCTTCAACCAGCTTTCGACCGGTGGCACCAGCGCGTTCTACTACGACTCCGGTCTGCGCGACATCGTGCAGCTGCAGCGTGTGTTCACCCCGCAGGAACTGGGTGGCAACGAAGCTGCTACGAGCGTGTTCGAGGAGTACACCTACGACATCGCGGCAGGCATCACCGGCAGCTTCGCCGACCGTTTCGACTGGGAAGCGAGCGCGAATTACGGGTACTACAACTACGAGCGTGACCGTCCGCGCCTGCTTGCCCAGTCCGTGCACGACTATTTCCTCGGCCCGCGTCTGGGCTGGAGCAATGCGCAGGGCACAGCAGCGGGCATCTACCCGGTGCACCAGCTGAATCTCGCGCGCTGGTCGAGCCCGATCACGCCGGAGATCTATCGTTCGTTCGCGACGCGCGTCATCGACAGGTCCGAGACCAGCGTCGCAGGCGCCACGTTCAATGTCAGCGGCGATCTGTTCGAACTGCCGGCAGGCGCTGTCGGTTTCGCAGGCGTCCTGGAATGGAACCAGCAGAAGCTGGATCTGGTCAGCGACTTCCGTACCGATCAGCTGCGTCCCCTGGACAACCAGACGATCTACAACCTGACCAGCTCGGGCGAGACGCACGGCACCCGCGATCGTTACGCAGTAGGCGCGGAGTTCCGCGTGCCGATCCTGAACTCGCTGGCGGCCAACTTCGCCACGCGTTGGGACAAGTACGACGACATCTCGTCGGTCGACGCGGCGACAACCTACAACCTGGGTCTCGAGTGGCGTCCGTGGGACAGCCTGCTGTTCCGCGGCTCGTACGCGACCAGCTTCCGCGCGCCCGATATGCAGCTGATCTATGCAGAAGGCGCGGCGTCGTTCTCGAGCATTCTCGACGAGTTCTCATGCCGCTCCGGCACTGGACCCGGCGCTGCGCAGGGTCCGCGTACCCGTCCTGCCTGCAACGTGAGCGGCGACCCGACGATCTATTCGGCACAGACCATCATTGCCGGCAACCCGGGTCTGAAGGAAGAAGAAGGCGAGTCTTGGACCGCCGGTTTCGTGTGGGACATCATCGATGGCATGTCGCTGTCGGTTGACTGGTACCGCATTCGTCTGACGGACGCCGCGTCCCAGTTCGACTCGACCACGCTTCTCGCACAGGAAGCCGCGTGCCGCATCGGCGCATACGCGGACGGCAGTGCGCCTCCGAGTGCAGCGATCTGCGGCAACCTCTACCAGCTGATCACCCGTACAAACGCCCCGGGCTCGCCCGACGACGGACGTATCCAGCGCATTAACAATTCCTACATCAACACTGCGCTGCAGGACACCACCGGCGTCGATGCGACCTATCGCTACCGTTGGGACACCGATCGCGTGGGCCGTTTCAACGTCGATCTGGCGTACTCGCTGCAGCTCACGAACGAGTACAAGCAGACCGCCGATGAAGAGCTAGTCGATTACCGCGACGTGCCGCCGAGCCAGAACTTCTGGTATCCGGAGCGCAGCCGCGTGCGCGGTAGCGTGAGCTGGACCTACGGGGACTGGACCACAACCGTATTCGGAACGCGTTACGGCTCGGCTTTCACCAACGCCGAAGTGGACGGTGTGAACGCTGCAGGCGGCGCTTACGGCCGTCGTCTCGCGCCCTACATGCTTTACAACCTGAGTGTCGGCAAGCAGTTCACGCCGAACCTTCTGGCGCAGCTGCAGGTCGTGAACGTGCTGGACAACCAGTACCGCAAGGACAACAGCTTCACCGGCTATCCGTTCTTCAACAACTACCTCGGTGCGGATCCGCTGGGCCGTCGCTTCTACGTGAGCCTCTCCTACAAGTTCTGA
- the apbC gene encoding iron-sulfur cluster carrier protein ApbC: MTVPSRIPQGGLASLPRIRNIIAIGSGKGGVGKSTTAVNLALALAADGARVGVLDADVYGPSIPMMLGLSGKPDSPDGKSILPMRAHGIEAMSIGLLVDQDTPMIWRGPMATSALTQLLNDTLWGGDEALDYLLVDLPPGTGDIQLTLAQKIPVAGAVIVTTPQDVATLDARKALKMFEKVEVAVLGLVENMAQHVCSNCGHVEHLFGDGGGQRMATQYGVPLLGSLPLEIGIRAQGDAGVPIVVAAPDSPAAQAYRATARRLVEELEKRPRAPMSISASLV, encoded by the coding sequence GTGACAGTTCCTTCCAGAATTCCGCAAGGCGGGCTCGCCTCACTCCCCCGCATCCGCAACATCATTGCCATCGGCTCCGGCAAGGGTGGCGTGGGCAAATCCACGACGGCGGTGAACCTCGCGCTTGCGCTGGCGGCCGATGGCGCGCGGGTCGGTGTGCTCGACGCCGATGTGTACGGCCCTAGCATTCCGATGATGCTGGGCCTGTCGGGCAAGCCGGACAGTCCGGATGGCAAGTCGATCCTGCCGATGCGCGCGCATGGCATCGAGGCGATGTCGATCGGGCTGCTGGTCGACCAGGACACGCCGATGATCTGGCGTGGGCCGATGGCGACGTCGGCATTGACGCAACTGCTCAACGACACGCTGTGGGGTGGCGACGAGGCGCTCGACTATCTGCTGGTCGATCTGCCGCCGGGCACGGGCGACATCCAGCTCACGCTGGCGCAGAAGATTCCGGTGGCCGGCGCGGTGATCGTGACCACGCCACAGGATGTGGCGACGCTTGATGCGCGCAAGGCACTGAAGATGTTCGAGAAGGTCGAGGTCGCGGTGCTCGGGCTGGTCGAGAACATGGCGCAGCACGTGTGCTCGAACTGCGGGCACGTCGAGCATCTGTTCGGCGACGGTGGCGGTCAGCGCATGGCGACGCAGTACGGCGTGCCGCTGCTGGGTTCGCTGCCGCTGGAGATCGGCATCCGCGCGCAGGGCGATGCCGGTGTGCCGATCGTCGTCGCGGCGCCGGATTCGCCTGCCGCGCAGGCCTATCGCGCCACTGCGCGCCGGCTGGTGGAGGAACTCGAGAAGCGGCCGCGGGCGCCGATGTCGATTTCCGCGTCGCTGGTCTGA
- the dcd gene encoding dCTP deaminase — translation MSIKSDRWIRRMSEQGMIEPFEPGQIKQDPAGQRIVSYGTSSYGYDVRCSREFKIFTNINSTIVDPKHFDPGSFVDIEADECIIPPNSFALARTVEYFRIPRDTLVVCLGKSTYARCGIIVNVTPLEPEWEGHVTLEFSNTTPLPARIYANEGVAQMLFFQSDADDVCETSYKDRGGKYQGQRGVTLPRT, via the coding sequence ATGAGCATCAAGAGCGACCGCTGGATCCGCCGCATGTCCGAGCAGGGCATGATCGAGCCCTTCGAGCCGGGACAGATCAAGCAGGACCCCGCCGGCCAGCGCATCGTCAGCTACGGCACATCGAGCTACGGCTACGACGTGCGTTGCTCGCGCGAGTTCAAGATTTTCACCAACATCAACTCGACGATCGTCGATCCGAAGCATTTCGATCCCGGCAGCTTCGTCGACATCGAAGCGGACGAATGCATCATTCCGCCGAACTCGTTCGCGCTGGCGCGCACGGTCGAGTACTTCCGCATCCCGCGTGACACGCTGGTCGTGTGTCTGGGCAAGAGCACGTACGCGCGCTGCGGGATCATCGTCAACGTGACGCCGCTGGAGCCGGAATGGGAAGGTCACGTCACGCTGGAATTCAGCAATACGACGCCGCTGCCGGCGCGCATCTACGCCAACGAAGGTGTCGCGCAGATGCTGTTCTTCCAGTCCGATGCCGACGACGTGTGCGAGACCTCGTACAAGGATCGCGGCGGCAAGTACCAGGGCCAGCGCGGCGTCACTCTGCCGCGCACCTGA
- a CDS encoding RDD family protein — translation MHDSNPYAAPSAPLQLHDVEVMADRLTRLGASLIDSAIIWVVMVPLMWFGGYLPAVIESAQRGEQLHIGLILLWIPIGTAVFAAVHWWPLKTGGQTWGKRIVGIQIVTLDGQQVAPLRVILARHLPVRAVSGIPFVGAFLMMINICMIFRQDRRCGHDFVAGTRVVRAR, via the coding sequence ATGCACGACTCAAACCCGTATGCGGCGCCATCGGCGCCCCTGCAACTCCACGATGTCGAGGTCATGGCGGATCGCCTGACGCGATTAGGCGCATCGCTGATCGATAGCGCCATCATCTGGGTCGTGATGGTCCCCCTTATGTGGTTCGGGGGATATCTCCCTGCGGTGATCGAGTCGGCGCAGCGCGGCGAGCAGCTTCATATTGGCCTGATTCTGCTCTGGATCCCGATCGGAACAGCCGTCTTTGCAGCAGTTCACTGGTGGCCATTGAAAACAGGTGGCCAAACGTGGGGCAAGCGCATCGTCGGTATCCAGATCGTCACTCTTGATGGCCAACAGGTAGCACCGTTGCGGGTGATCCTCGCGCGTCATCTCCCGGTAAGGGCGGTGAGTGGGATTCCCTTCGTCGGCGCATTTCTCATGATGATCAATATCTGCATGATTTTCCGCCAGGACCGGCGCTGCGGGCACGACTTCGTCGCCGGGACGCGCGTGGTCCGCGCGCGCTGA
- a CDS encoding HIT domain-containing protein, whose translation MTHTAFALHPQLADDTHPLATLSLCELRLMDDANYPWLVLVPRIAGAREMIDLDADQRRQLTDEIDIAARLLRDAFRPCKLNIAALGNMVEQLHVHVIGREQDDPAWPAPVWGRVAARPYTPEQLVERIGQLQAALPR comes from the coding sequence ATGACCCACACCGCCTTCGCGCTGCATCCGCAGCTGGCCGACGACACCCATCCGCTGGCGACGCTCTCGCTGTGCGAGCTGCGACTGATGGACGACGCCAACTATCCGTGGCTGGTGCTGGTGCCGCGCATCGCCGGCGCCCGCGAGATGATCGATCTCGATGCCGACCAGCGTCGCCAGCTGACCGACGAGATCGACATCGCCGCGCGCCTGCTGCGCGATGCATTCCGGCCCTGCAAGCTCAACATCGCCGCGCTCGGCAACATGGTCGAGCAGCTGCATGTGCATGTGATCGGCCGCGAACAGGATGATCCCGCGTGGCCGGCACCTGTGTGGGGTCGCGTCGCCGCACGGCCCTATACGCCCGAGCAGCTTGTGGAACGCATCGGCCAGTTGCAGGCCGCGTTGCCGCGCTGA
- a CDS encoding dienelactone hydrolase family protein, which yields MGRDVILATPSGPVNAWRADPPHGAAALGAVVVIQEIFGVNAHIRSVADGYAAAGYVALAPALFDPVARHVELAYDADGFARGREIVEALGTERAVGILRSCRGALHTEGHRGIGVVGFCWGGTLAFLANTRLALPAVSYYGARTVPFLDEPLQAPMLFQFGAEDSAIPPEDIARHRSAQPDAEFLVHPGEHGFNRDVDPDHYHAASAAAARRATLAFLDAALRQDATP from the coding sequence ATGGGCCGGGACGTCATCCTCGCCACGCCCTCCGGACCGGTGAATGCCTGGCGCGCGGATCCGCCTCATGGCGCCGCCGCGCTGGGCGCGGTCGTCGTGATCCAGGAGATCTTCGGCGTCAACGCGCACATCCGCAGCGTCGCCGATGGCTACGCGGCTGCGGGCTACGTGGCATTGGCACCGGCACTGTTCGACCCGGTCGCGCGCCACGTCGAACTCGCCTACGACGCCGACGGCTTCGCGCGCGGCCGCGAAATCGTTGAAGCGCTGGGCACCGAACGTGCCGTCGGCATCCTCCGCAGCTGCCGCGGCGCGCTGCACACCGAAGGCCATCGCGGCATCGGCGTGGTCGGCTTCTGCTGGGGCGGCACGCTGGCTTTTCTCGCCAATACGCGTCTGGCGCTGCCCGCGGTCAGCTATTACGGCGCGCGCACCGTGCCGTTCCTCGACGAACCGCTGCAGGCACCGATGCTGTTCCAGTTCGGCGCCGAAGACTCCGCAATCCCGCCCGAGGACATTGCGCGCCATCGCAGCGCCCAGCCCGACGCCGAATTCCTGGTGCATCCCGGGGAGCACGGCTTCAACCGCGATGTCGACCCGGACCACTACCACGCAGCCAGCGCAGCCGCCGCGCGCCGCGCCACCCTCGCTTTCCTCGATGCCGCCTTGCGGCAGGATGCGACGCCATGA
- the rimO gene encoding 30S ribosomal protein S12 methylthiotransferase RimO, protein MSAANPKVGFVSLGCPKALVDSERILTQLRVEGYDIVQTYDDADVVVVNTCGFIDSAVTESLDAIGEAIAENGKVIVTGCLGKREAVIREAHPGVLSISGPQDYGSVMRAVHSAAPQTHNPFIDLVPRRAALDDIGIKLTPKHYAYLKISEGCNHRCSFCIIPSMRGDLVSRPVDDVLREAEKLVRGGVRELLVISQDTSAYGVDVRYAERTWRERQYATRMKALCEGLSELGVWTRLHYVYPYPHVDDIIPLMTERHADGMPKLLPYLDVPLQHASPRILKLMKRPGAIDKTRERIARWREICPELTIRSTFIVGFPGETEDDFQQLLDFLDEAQLDRVGAFAYSPVTGATANALPDAVPEEVKQERLARFMEKQAEISTARLEAKVGTVQMCIVDMVDGDLAIARSMGDAPEIDGVVQIQDGREADLQPGDFVDVAIMGSDEHDLYGEVAQVLA, encoded by the coding sequence ATGTCCGCAGCCAATCCCAAGGTCGGGTTCGTCAGCCTCGGCTGTCCGAAAGCCCTCGTCGACTCCGAGCGCATCCTCACCCAGCTCCGCGTCGAGGGCTACGACATCGTCCAGACCTACGACGATGCCGACGTCGTCGTCGTCAACACCTGCGGCTTCATCGATTCGGCGGTCACCGAATCGCTGGACGCGATCGGCGAGGCCATCGCCGAGAACGGCAAGGTCATCGTGACCGGTTGCCTGGGCAAGCGCGAAGCGGTGATCCGCGAGGCGCATCCCGGCGTGCTGTCGATCAGTGGCCCGCAGGACTACGGCTCGGTGATGCGCGCGGTGCACTCGGCGGCGCCGCAGACGCACAACCCCTTCATCGATCTGGTGCCGCGCCGCGCGGCGCTCGACGACATCGGCATCAAGCTGACGCCCAAGCACTACGCGTACCTGAAGATTTCCGAAGGCTGCAACCATCGCTGCAGCTTCTGCATCATTCCGTCGATGCGCGGCGATCTGGTCTCGCGCCCGGTCGACGACGTATTGCGCGAAGCCGAGAAGCTCGTGCGTGGCGGCGTGCGCGAACTGCTGGTGATCTCGCAGGACACCTCGGCCTATGGCGTCGACGTGCGTTACGCCGAGCGCACCTGGCGCGAGCGCCAGTACGCCACGCGCATGAAGGCGTTGTGCGAGGGCCTGTCGGAACTGGGCGTGTGGACGCGCCTGCATTACGTGTATCCGTACCCGCACGTCGACGACATCATTCCGCTGATGACCGAGCGCCACGCCGACGGCATGCCGAAGCTGCTGCCGTATCTCGACGTGCCGCTGCAGCACGCCAGCCCGCGCATTCTGAAACTCATGAAGCGCCCGGGCGCCATCGACAAGACCCGCGAGCGCATCGCGCGTTGGCGCGAGATCTGCCCGGAACTGACGATCCGCAGCACCTTCATCGTCGGCTTCCCCGGCGAGACCGAGGACGATTTCCAGCAGCTGCTGGACTTCCTCGACGAGGCACAGCTCGACCGCGTGGGCGCATTCGCGTATTCGCCGGTGACCGGCGCGACCGCCAATGCGCTGCCCGACGCGGTGCCCGAAGAGGTCAAGCAGGAGCGCCTCGCGCGCTTCATGGAGAAGCAGGCGGAGATTTCGACCGCGCGGCTCGAGGCCAAGGTCGGCACGGTGCAGATGTGCATCGTCGACATGGTCGATGGCGATCTGGCGATCGCACGTTCGATGGGCGATGCGCCCGAGATCGACGGCGTGGTGCAGATCCAGGATGGCCGCGAGGCCGACCTGCAGCCCGGCGATTTCGTCGATGTCGCGATCATGGGCAGCGACGAGCACGATCTCTACGGCGAGGTCGCGCAGGTGCTGGCGTGA
- the greB gene encoding transcription elongation factor GreB: MSRWRPPAEKSTALITPEGHARLKAELDDLWRVRRPEVVRALSAAAAEGDRSENAEYTYRKKQLGEIDRRVRYLSKRLESLRVIDAAPSDPDAVFFGAHVELEDIDSGELAHYRIVGPDETDAKAGWISIDSPLARAMLKKRVDDEFEAQLPSGLVRFAVLAVDYRAA, encoded by the coding sequence ATGAGCCGCTGGCGCCCGCCTGCCGAGAAAAGCACTGCGTTGATCACGCCCGAAGGCCACGCGCGTTTGAAGGCCGAACTCGACGATCTGTGGCGCGTGCGACGGCCCGAGGTCGTGCGCGCGTTGTCCGCGGCAGCTGCCGAAGGCGACCGCTCGGAGAACGCCGAGTACACCTATCGCAAGAAGCAGCTCGGCGAGATCGACCGGCGCGTCCGTTATCTGTCGAAGCGGCTGGAATCGCTGCGCGTGATCGATGCGGCGCCCAGCGATCCCGACGCCGTGTTCTTCGGCGCGCATGTCGAGCTGGAAGACATCGACAGCGGCGAACTCGCGCATTACCGCATCGTCGGGCCCGACGAGACCGACGCCAAAGCCGGCTGGATCAGCATCGATTCGCCGCTGGCGCGCGCGATGCTGAAGAAACGCGTCGATGACGAGTTCGAGGCGCAGCTGCCGAGCGGTCTGGTGCGCTTCGCGGTGCTCGCCGTGGACTATCGCGCGGCGTGA